A stretch of Cherax quadricarinatus isolate ZL_2023a chromosome 24, ASM3850222v1, whole genome shotgun sequence DNA encodes these proteins:
- the LOC128690897 gene encoding uncharacterized protein has protein sequence MSDLKYIMLHLASMVVIVHGHRDFPGVANRCFLPPEKGICRAFIPSFFYNSETRACDCFVYGGCLGNDNRFDTLDDCLKTCGVIPSLQENTEECDNILGSLNPLAKKEVLDAIKSSSQVPLLQQTLSDPQQQPVLQTQQPFQQINQPLPLPQKPLPQAQRPLQHVKQPLLQTQQHLLQTQQHLLQTQQHLLQTQHPLLQTQHPLLQTQHPLLQTQHPLLQTQHPLLQTQHPLLQTQHPLLQTQHPLPQAVQPQISEHWLQGQLVPVIVTTGKENWSRKVQSQVTTGINSLLGTLYVGQPVVINYLRDDQTTSC, from the coding sequence atgagTGACTTAAAATATATTATGTTACACCTGGCCTCAATGGTTGTGATTGTGCACGGTCATCGTGATTTTCCTGGCGTTGCTAATAGATGTTTCCTTCCCCCAGAAAAAGGGATTTGCCGAGCTTTCATTCCTTCTTTCTTCTACAATTCGGAGACAAGAGCTTGTGACTGCTTTGTGTATGGTGGGTGTTTGGGCAATGATAACAGGTTCGACACACTAGATGATTGTCTGAAAACTTGTGGCGTTATACCCAGTCTGCAGGAAAATACTGAAGAATGTGATAACATCCTAGGAAGTCTAAATCCACTGGCGAAGAAAGAGGTATTGGATGCTATAAAGTCTTCGTCTCAGGTTCCGCTTCTTCAGCAGACGCTATCAGATCCTCAGCAACAGCCCGTGTTACAAACTCAGCAGCCTTTCCAACAAATTAATCAGCCTTTGCCGCTACCCCAGAAGCCTTTGCCACAAGCCCAGAGGCCTTTGCAACATGTTAAGCAACCTTTGCTACAAACCCAACAACATTTGCTACAAACCCAGCAACATTTGCTACAAACCCAGCAACATTTGCTACAAACCCAGCACCCTTTGCTACAAACCCAGCACCCTTTGCTACAAACCCAGCACCCTTTGCTACAAACCCAGCACCCTTTGCTACAAACCCAGCACCCTTTGCTACAAACCCAGCACCCTTTGCTACAAACCCAGCACCCTTTGCTACAAACCCAGCACCCTTTACCACAAGCTGTCCAGCCGCAAATATCAGAGCACTGGCTACAAGGTCAACTGGTTCCAGTCATAGTAACAACGGGTAAGGAGAACTGGTCCAGGAAGGTGCAGAGTCAAGTGACCACTGGTATTAACAGCCTCTTAGGTACCCTCTACGTGGGACAGCCAGTTGTCATCAATTATTTACGTGATGACCAGACAACGTCTTGCTAA